One stretch of Chitinophaga pendula DNA includes these proteins:
- a CDS encoding BtrH N-terminal domain-containing protein: MTDKQFSHTQTAHCESGVISNLFRHNGLEISEPMAFGIGAGIFFAHLPFVKVNGVPGTTYRIWPGAIFKRVCKRLGVKVQVKQYANPKQAMDDLDAVVGAGIPVGLLSSVYYLPYFPPSYRFHFNAHNLVVYGKNGENYQVSDPVMDTVTEIDPESLIQARFAKGFPEPKGKMYYPIHMPHKVSLQKPIIEGIKQTCHYMLKIPLPMFGVKGMHFLANRLRKYPEKVGDRKATLYLGNIIRMQEEIGTGGAGFRFMYAAFLQEAATILQKEELSTLATELTQIGDLWRNFAFNAGRVCKSRSTDNVSYTQLSEMLIQCAVEEEKLFKRLAKVQL, from the coding sequence ATGACTGATAAACAATTTAGCCACACGCAAACCGCTCACTGCGAAAGTGGCGTGATCTCAAACCTGTTCCGCCACAATGGATTGGAGATCAGCGAACCAATGGCGTTCGGCATCGGCGCAGGCATCTTCTTCGCCCACCTGCCCTTCGTAAAAGTAAATGGCGTCCCAGGTACCACCTACCGCATATGGCCCGGCGCTATCTTCAAACGCGTCTGCAAAAGATTGGGCGTAAAAGTACAGGTAAAACAGTACGCCAACCCCAAACAAGCCATGGACGACCTCGACGCAGTCGTAGGCGCCGGTATACCCGTAGGACTACTATCCAGCGTATACTACCTGCCCTACTTCCCCCCGTCCTACCGATTCCACTTCAACGCCCATAACCTCGTCGTATATGGCAAAAATGGCGAAAACTACCAGGTAAGTGATCCCGTAATGGACACCGTCACCGAAATAGATCCCGAAAGCCTCATCCAGGCCCGGTTCGCCAAAGGTTTCCCGGAACCCAAAGGCAAAATGTATTATCCCATACATATGCCGCATAAAGTGTCGCTGCAAAAACCCATCATCGAGGGTATCAAACAGACCTGCCACTATATGCTCAAGATCCCACTGCCCATGTTCGGCGTAAAAGGAATGCACTTCCTCGCTAACAGACTCCGCAAATACCCGGAAAAAGTAGGCGACAGAAAAGCAACACTATACCTCGGCAATATCATCCGCATGCAGGAAGAAATCGGTACCGGCGGCGCCGGATTCCGGTTCATGTACGCCGCTTTCCTCCAGGAAGCCGCCACAATCCTGCAAAAAGAAGAATTAAGTACCTTGGCAACAGAACTGACGCAAATAGGAGACCTCTGGCGCAACTTCGCCTTCAACGCAGGCAGAGTCTGCAAAAGCCGCAGCACCGACAACGTTTCTTATACACAACTGAGCGAAATGCTCATCCAATGCGCCGTAGAAGAAGAAAAATTATTCAAACGCCTGGCTAAAGTACAGCTGTAA
- a CDS encoding ABC transporter ATP-binding protein, with translation MTSVHVKELHKTYHNASEPTLKGLSFSLPDGKIVGLLGPNGAGKSTTIAILCGLVKADSGSVHIQQLPQDNAHREAIKRKIGIVPQQIALFPQLTAMENLKYFGNLYGIKGKALQQKIEEYLAAFGLEKSAHKEIRKFSGGMKRRANIIAAILHQPELLILDEPTAGVDVQSRSLILQFLREYNNNGAGVLYTSHLMEEAQQLCEEVVIIDEGHLIVQGRPAALIAQHPECKNLEDVFLHYTGMALRD, from the coding sequence ATGACCAGCGTTCACGTAAAAGAGCTGCATAAAACATATCACAACGCCTCAGAACCTACATTAAAAGGCTTGTCCTTCTCACTACCAGATGGTAAAATTGTAGGCCTCCTGGGCCCAAATGGTGCAGGTAAATCTACCACCATCGCCATCCTCTGCGGACTAGTCAAAGCAGATAGCGGCTCCGTGCACATCCAGCAACTACCGCAAGACAACGCTCACCGCGAAGCCATCAAAAGAAAAATAGGCATCGTACCACAACAAATCGCGCTCTTCCCACAACTCACCGCCATGGAAAACCTTAAATACTTCGGTAACCTCTATGGCATCAAAGGAAAAGCCCTGCAACAAAAAATTGAAGAATACCTGGCCGCCTTCGGACTCGAAAAAAGCGCCCACAAAGAAATACGCAAATTCTCCGGAGGCATGAAACGCCGCGCCAATATCATCGCTGCCATCCTCCATCAGCCGGAACTGCTCATCCTCGATGAACCCACCGCCGGCGTAGACGTACAGTCCAGAAGCCTCATCCTCCAATTCCTCCGCGAATACAATAACAATGGAGCAGGCGTACTGTACACCTCACACCTCATGGAAGAAGCCCAGCAACTGTGCGAAGAAGTAGTCATCATCGACGAAGGTCACCTCATCGTACAAGGCCGGCCCGCCGCACTGATCGCCCAACATCCCGAGTGCAAAAACCTGGAAGATGTATTCCTCCACTACACCGGAATGGCGCTAAGAGACTAA
- a CDS encoding ABC transporter permease, protein MLRLLATIKKEWILLRRDKAGLALLFAMPVILITVMALIQDAPFKDYQEIKFDILTVDNDHGRLARYIREGLQSNGQFNVIDSVKGQSLTESYARKLVQEGDYKICIVIPQGATGAIVSNANRIVNDISRRMGMPAVQPVGARKGELNVAVYFDPAAKKAFKSAIHQALDNFLTQVETNLLLERIKQQLRNKDLPADDTMSIQLKAVGLLEKSGSDNKHIDVISNSVQHNVPAWSIFAMFFIVIPIAGNMIREREDGSLLRMKLIPGSYLAILAGKMLFFVAVCVLQFYLMMLVGVYLLPLLDLPRLALGNSQEAALVVASCIGLAATAYGVLIGTVFKTPNQALNFGAISIVILSAIGGIWIPLEIMPARMQVIGHLSPLSWGLDAINDIYLRNAGAKAIWTNAGRLLACAVAMLWLAAWVEKRRIN, encoded by the coding sequence ATGTTAAGACTACTGGCCACCATAAAGAAAGAATGGATATTACTCCGCCGCGATAAAGCGGGGCTGGCACTACTGTTCGCCATGCCGGTAATACTCATCACCGTCATGGCACTCATCCAGGATGCCCCCTTCAAAGACTATCAGGAAATAAAATTCGATATACTCACCGTCGACAACGACCACGGTCGCCTCGCACGCTATATCAGAGAAGGCCTCCAATCCAACGGACAATTCAACGTCATCGACTCCGTCAAAGGACAATCCCTGACAGAATCCTACGCCCGCAAACTAGTCCAGGAAGGCGACTACAAGATCTGCATCGTCATCCCGCAAGGAGCCACCGGCGCCATCGTCAGCAATGCCAATCGCATCGTCAACGATATCTCCCGCCGGATGGGAATGCCCGCCGTACAACCCGTAGGCGCCCGCAAAGGAGAACTCAACGTAGCCGTATACTTCGACCCGGCAGCAAAAAAAGCCTTCAAAAGCGCCATCCACCAAGCCCTCGACAACTTCCTGACACAGGTCGAAACAAACCTCCTCCTCGAAAGGATCAAACAACAACTACGAAATAAAGACCTCCCCGCCGACGATACCATGAGCATACAACTCAAAGCCGTCGGCCTCCTCGAAAAAAGCGGATCAGATAATAAACATATCGATGTCATCTCCAACTCCGTACAACACAACGTACCGGCCTGGAGCATATTCGCCATGTTCTTTATCGTCATCCCCATCGCCGGCAACATGATCCGCGAAAGAGAAGATGGTAGCCTCCTCCGTATGAAACTCATACCAGGATCATACCTCGCCATCCTCGCCGGTAAAATGCTGTTCTTCGTAGCAGTATGCGTGTTGCAATTCTACCTCATGATGCTCGTTGGTGTTTACCTGCTACCCCTCCTCGATCTCCCAAGACTCGCATTGGGCAACAGCCAGGAAGCTGCCCTCGTCGTCGCCAGCTGCATCGGCCTCGCCGCCACCGCATATGGCGTCCTCATCGGCACCGTCTTTAAAACTCCCAACCAGGCCCTCAATTTCGGCGCCATCTCCATCGTCATCCTATCCGCCATCGGCGGCATCTGGATACCACTCGAGATCATGCCCGCTCGAATGCAGGTCATCGGCCACCTGTCCCCACTCAGCTGGGGCCTCGATGCCATCAACGATATATACCTGCGCAACGCCGGCGCTAAAGCCATCTGGACCAACGCCGGCAGACTACTCGCCTGCGCCGTAGCCATGCTCTGGCTCGCCGCTTGGGTGGAAAAAAGAAGGATCAACTAG
- a CDS encoding phosphopantetheine-binding protein: MEDLKQQLKVQIIEALNLQDIKPEDIDDNAPLFGEGEGLGLDSIDSLELMVLLERQYKIKVEDPREGRKILQSVASMAEFIQSKQPA, encoded by the coding sequence ATGGAAGATTTAAAACAACAATTGAAAGTTCAGATCATCGAAGCATTAAACCTACAGGATATCAAACCTGAAGATATCGACGATAATGCACCCTTATTCGGCGAAGGCGAAGGCCTCGGCCTCGATAGCATCGATTCCCTCGAATTGATGGTACTCCTCGAAAGACAATACAAGATCAAAGTGGAAGATCCGCGCGAAGGCCGTAAGATACTCCAGTCCGTAGCCTCCATGGCCGAGTTCATCCAATCCAAACAACCGGCTTAA
- a CDS encoding beta-ketoacyl-[acyl-carrier-protein] synthase family protein — MAERVYITGMGMITAIGDNVAGNLQSLQQQRSGLTQTQYLNTIYKEVLPVAEVGHPSSSLATMAGIQDTAGYTRTSLLGIIAMQEAITQAGLTSDDLANTGLVNATTVGGMCDTEQVYFDIIDPEKNGDFIKYIDTLDCADCTLRLAQHYGINGHITTISTACSSSANALLFGARLIKQGLANRVICGGTEALTRFTLNGFNSLKNIDKQPCRPFDNSRNGLNLGEGAAFLILESDTLAKSRNANIIAELAGYCNTNEAFHPTAPSPNGDGAYQAMKGAIEMAGKTPADIQYVNVHGTATLSNDLSEGNALQRLFGTTVPPFSSTKPFTGHTLAAAGAIEAIYAVLAIHQHSIWPNLHFTAQMDELSISPQTKLLEQITVNNVISNSFGFGGNNASLLLSKYEG; from the coding sequence ATGGCGGAACGTGTGTACATAACGGGGATGGGAATGATCACCGCGATCGGTGATAATGTGGCTGGCAACCTGCAAAGCCTGCAACAGCAACGTAGCGGGCTGACACAGACACAATACCTCAATACTATCTATAAAGAAGTATTGCCCGTAGCCGAAGTTGGCCATCCATCCTCGTCCCTCGCCACCATGGCCGGAATACAAGATACCGCCGGATATACCCGCACCTCCCTGCTAGGTATCATCGCCATGCAGGAAGCCATCACGCAGGCAGGCCTCACCAGCGACGACCTCGCCAATACCGGCCTCGTAAACGCAACCACCGTAGGCGGCATGTGCGACACAGAACAGGTCTATTTCGATATCATAGATCCCGAAAAAAATGGCGACTTTATCAAATATATCGATACCCTCGACTGCGCCGACTGCACACTACGCCTCGCTCAGCATTACGGGATCAATGGACACATCACCACCATCAGCACCGCCTGCTCCTCCTCCGCAAACGCATTGCTGTTCGGCGCCCGCCTCATCAAACAAGGCCTCGCCAATCGCGTCATCTGCGGCGGCACCGAAGCACTCACCCGCTTCACCCTCAATGGTTTCAACTCCCTCAAAAATATCGATAAACAACCTTGCCGCCCCTTCGACAACAGCCGCAATGGCCTCAACCTCGGAGAAGGCGCCGCTTTCCTCATACTGGAAAGCGACACCCTGGCAAAGTCCCGCAACGCTAACATAATAGCAGAACTGGCCGGATACTGTAATACCAACGAAGCCTTTCACCCTACCGCCCCTTCTCCCAACGGAGATGGCGCCTACCAGGCCATGAAAGGTGCCATCGAAATGGCTGGCAAAACACCGGCAGACATACAATACGTCAATGTCCATGGTACCGCCACCCTCAGTAATGACCTCTCCGAAGGAAACGCCCTCCAGCGACTTTTCGGAACAACAGTACCGCCATTCAGCTCTACCAAACCATTCACCGGCCATACACTGGCCGCCGCAGGCGCCATAGAAGCCATATACGCCGTACTGGCCATCCACCAGCACTCCATATGGCCCAACCTGCACTTCACCGCTCAAATGGATGAACTGTCCATCAGCCCCCAAACAAAGCTGCTCGAACAGATCACCGTCAATAACGTCATCTCAAACTCATTCGGCTTCGGAGGTAATAACGCCTCCCTGCTCCTCAGCAAATATGAAGGGTAA
- a CDS encoding beta-ketoacyl synthase chain length factor: MAAITPQNSFEGEIFQQPMLTATTTMLQCVEPDYKTFIPGNSLRRMSRLLKMGLTTAIKCLQDANTGIPEAIVTGTGKGSLQDTERFLHDIRTYNEQALNPTPFIQSTYNAINGLIALQQQCTTYNNTFVHRGLSFESALLDSIMLLNDGVTQILTGAFDEITAEHKFIKGRIRHWREHPVRTSNLYDNPAPGTIAGEGTAFFSLANTASPSSYAAITGIRMMNWPPADRLGTLLTDFLAQHQLTVPQLDLVITGRCGDSNHEHYYAAMDQVLHNTCQLPFKHLTGEYETAGAIALWLAAHMLRAQKVPAAWFPMARQMPAALNHVLIYNHHFGEQHAFILLERIKN; the protein is encoded by the coding sequence ATGGCTGCCATCACCCCACAAAATTCCTTTGAAGGGGAGATATTCCAACAGCCAATGCTGACAGCCACCACCACCATGCTCCAGTGCGTCGAACCCGACTACAAAACATTCATCCCGGGCAACAGCCTGCGCCGCATGAGCCGCCTCCTCAAAATGGGCCTGACCACCGCCATCAAATGCCTGCAGGATGCCAACACCGGCATCCCCGAAGCCATCGTCACCGGCACCGGCAAAGGAAGCCTGCAAGACACCGAACGTTTCCTGCACGACATCCGCACCTACAACGAACAGGCCCTCAACCCAACACCGTTCATTCAATCCACCTATAACGCCATCAACGGCCTCATCGCCCTCCAGCAACAATGCACCACCTATAACAACACCTTCGTGCACCGAGGCCTCTCCTTCGAAAGCGCCTTGCTCGATAGCATCATGCTGCTCAACGATGGCGTAACCCAAATACTCACCGGCGCATTCGATGAGATCACCGCCGAACATAAATTCATCAAAGGAAGGATCAGACATTGGAGAGAACATCCCGTACGCACCTCCAATCTCTACGACAACCCCGCACCTGGCACCATCGCCGGCGAAGGCACCGCCTTCTTCTCCCTGGCTAACACCGCCTCACCGTCCAGTTATGCCGCCATCACCGGCATCCGCATGATGAACTGGCCCCCCGCAGATCGCCTCGGCACTTTACTCACCGACTTCCTCGCACAACATCAACTCACCGTCCCGCAACTTGACCTCGTCATCACCGGCCGCTGCGGAGATAGCAACCACGAACACTACTACGCCGCCATGGACCAAGTACTGCATAATACCTGCCAGCTACCGTTCAAACACCTCACCGGCGAATACGAAACCGCCGGCGCCATAGCCCTCTGGCTGGCCGCTCACATGCTGCGCGCACAAAAAGTGCCGGCCGCATGGTTCCCCATGGCCCGGCAAATGCCTGCCGCACTCAACCACGTGCTGATATATAATCACCACTTCGGCGAGCAACATGCCTTCATCCTGCTCGAACGCATAAAAAATTAA
- a CDS encoding M14 family metallopeptidase codes for MKTLLLLVAALMLATTLPAQDLTTRYERTEGRETVTYGECIAYYKQLDRLYPQIKLLEMGQTDAGFPLHLVLYSNNKQFDLAQLRRQNKRIILINNGIHPGEPDGIDASMLLLRDLATGKATLPDNVVLAVIPLYNIGGALNRSSFYRVDQNGPEAFGSRGNAQNLDLNRDFIKADSKNARSFYEIFQLTDPDVFIDNHVSNGADYQHVMTLLSTEYNKLGGSMGAYLHKTFEPALYKDMAARGYYLVPYVNHFGDTPENGWMTFNDAPRYSSGYAALFHTFGFVPETHMLKPYPQRVKATYALMQSFISFVSANSEQIRALRAETKRRVLTQEQFPLRWDEDTSHFSYISFRGYASGYKPSEISGKPRLYYDRSKPFVRDVKYYDRMVAGDYVQKPSAYVIPQGWWKVLALLEANKVQMNRLTADTVIAVTLYTITDYKTGQRPYEGHYLHSGVKVRSSVERLSFRKGDYLIPMNQVANRYLMETLEPTGGDSFFAWNFFDPILTQKEGYSSYVFEDTGAEFLRTHPDIYQALVDKRAADSAFANNGAAQLQFVFRQSPYAEPGFMRYPVYRIP; via the coding sequence ATGAAAACACTGTTACTGCTGGTGGCGGCTTTGATGTTGGCCACTACCCTTCCCGCCCAGGATCTGACTACTCGTTATGAGCGTACAGAAGGCCGTGAGACGGTCACGTATGGTGAATGTATAGCCTATTATAAGCAGCTGGACCGGCTTTATCCGCAGATCAAGCTACTGGAGATGGGGCAGACGGATGCGGGGTTTCCTTTGCACCTGGTGTTATATTCCAATAACAAACAATTTGACCTGGCGCAGTTGCGGCGGCAGAACAAGCGGATCATACTGATCAATAACGGTATTCATCCCGGCGAGCCGGACGGTATTGACGCCAGTATGTTATTGTTGCGTGACCTGGCGACGGGGAAAGCAACGTTGCCGGACAATGTGGTGCTGGCGGTGATCCCGTTGTATAATATTGGCGGGGCGTTGAACCGGAGTAGTTTTTACCGGGTGGATCAGAACGGTCCGGAGGCGTTCGGTTCCAGGGGTAATGCGCAGAACCTGGATCTGAACCGGGATTTTATCAAGGCGGACTCTAAGAATGCGCGATCTTTTTATGAGATCTTCCAGTTGACGGACCCGGATGTGTTTATTGACAACCATGTGAGTAACGGGGCGGACTATCAGCACGTCATGACGTTACTGAGTACGGAGTATAATAAGCTGGGCGGCAGTATGGGAGCATATCTGCACAAGACCTTTGAACCAGCTTTGTATAAGGATATGGCAGCCAGGGGCTATTACCTGGTGCCCTATGTGAATCATTTCGGGGACACGCCGGAGAACGGGTGGATGACATTTAATGATGCGCCCCGATATTCCAGTGGTTATGCAGCATTATTCCACACCTTTGGTTTTGTGCCGGAGACGCATATGCTGAAACCTTATCCACAGCGGGTGAAGGCGACCTATGCGCTGATGCAGTCGTTTATTAGTTTTGTCAGTGCCAACAGTGAGCAGATCCGGGCGTTGCGGGCGGAGACCAAGCGGCGAGTGTTGACGCAGGAGCAGTTTCCATTGCGGTGGGATGAGGATACGAGCCATTTCAGTTATATTTCTTTCAGGGGATATGCTTCCGGTTATAAGCCCAGCGAGATATCTGGTAAGCCGCGGTTGTATTATGACCGGTCCAAACCTTTTGTGCGGGATGTAAAGTATTACGATCGTATGGTTGCCGGGGATTATGTGCAAAAGCCCAGTGCTTATGTGATTCCGCAGGGATGGTGGAAGGTGTTGGCGTTGCTGGAGGCGAATAAGGTGCAAATGAATCGGCTGACGGCTGATACGGTGATTGCTGTGACGTTGTATACTATTACTGATTACAAGACGGGGCAGCGGCCTTATGAGGGGCATTACCTGCATTCGGGGGTGAAGGTGCGCAGTAGTGTGGAGCGGCTTTCTTTCCGTAAAGGTGATTATCTTATACCTATGAACCAGGTAGCCAACCGGTATCTGATGGAGACATTGGAGCCTACGGGTGGTGATTCCTTCTTTGCCTGGAATTTCTTTGATCCTATCCTTACGCAGAAGGAAGGTTATTCCAGTTATGTATTTGAGGACACGGGTGCGGAATTCCTTCGTACGCATCCGGACATCTACCAGGCGTTGGTGGATAAGCGTGCTGCTGACAGTGCATTTGCCAACAATGGTGCTGCGCAGTTGCAATTTGTATTCCGGCAGTCTCCTTATGCGGAGCCGGGATTTATGCGTTATCCGGTGTACCGGATCCCTTAA
- the rpsT gene encoding 30S ribosomal protein S20, whose product MANHKATKKDVRQSRKRNERNRYYGKTTRNAIRDLKAVTEKAAADQGLPAVIAMIDKLAKRNVIHKNKAANLKSKLAKKVNTLA is encoded by the coding sequence ATGGCAAACCATAAAGCAACGAAAAAAGACGTACGTCAGAGCAGAAAGCGTAACGAGCGTAACCGTTACTACGGTAAAACAACCCGTAATGCCATCCGTGACCTGAAAGCTGTGACCGAGAAGGCTGCTGCTGACCAAGGATTACCAGCAGTAATCGCGATGATTGACAAGCTGGCTAAGCGTAACGTCATTCACAAAAACAAAGCTGCTAATCTGAAAAGCAAGCTGGCTAAAAAGGTGAATACACTGGCATAA
- a CDS encoding 2-oxoglutarate dehydrogenase E1 component: MKDFSFVTNSHPAFIESLYQDFRKDPQSVDPEWVKFFQGFDFAVANSNGKAAATPAAGATANTATTTATPAPAGTSTLPVTNEQLVKELGVYRLIQAYRKKGHLVSTTNPIRERKDRHANLELSYFGLDNNDLKTEFYAGQVVGLGKTSLENIVNHLKQVYAGTVGIEFTYINDARKVEWLQQEMENALRQPVKPEQKKRILQKLNQGVMFEKFLHTKYIGQKRFSLEGGETTIAALDAIINASADLGVQEVVFGMAHRGRLNVLANILGKTYEQIFSEFEGTSTPDTTMGSGDVKYHLGFRAQITTPAGKEVNLQLTPNPSHLEVVDPIVIGFARSKADVIYESDYDKILPILIHGDAAVAGQGVVYEVEQMSKLRGYYVGGTMHFVINNQIGFTTDFEDARSSDYCTSVAAIVQAPVFHVNGDDAESVVKIAEIATRYRQEFNSDIFIDMVCYRKHGHNEGDDPKFTQPKLYAAIDNHPNPREMYSRQLIANGDLDAALAQEMEKTFWAELQERLDEVKQHPLPYSHQKPEQWWHSLKKSTPEDFVKSPATAITREQLDQVFKAMMAIPESFHPLRKVEKLLQDKQKLFDEQGLLDWASGELLAYGSLLLEGKDVRLSGQDVKRGTFSHRHAILRDEETDQEYDRLSRISDNQGKFRIYNSLLSEFAVLGFEYGYSIATPNTLTLWEAQFGDFSNGAQTLIDQFITSAETKWQKMSGLVMLLPHGYEGQGPEHSSARLERFLQMCAEYNIVITNCTTAASFFHALRRQLAWPFRKPMINFSPKANLRHIRSYSPVDEFINGSFQEVIDDPYIEDATNVKKVLLCSGKMYFDLSEKQMKENRKDVAVVRMEQLYPLPVTQLETLNQKYKGATWFWVQEEPLNMGAASFLQMNLKQINYGVISRNPSAATATGYAKVHAREQQEIIETAFNI; encoded by the coding sequence ATGAAGGACTTCTCATTTGTCACCAATTCACATCCTGCCTTTATAGAATCTTTATATCAGGATTTTCGCAAAGATCCGCAATCAGTGGACCCTGAATGGGTAAAATTTTTCCAGGGATTTGACTTCGCAGTAGCCAACAGCAACGGAAAAGCCGCCGCCACACCAGCAGCAGGCGCCACCGCCAACACTGCGACCACCACCGCAACCCCTGCGCCCGCGGGCACATCCACTTTGCCGGTGACCAATGAGCAGCTGGTAAAAGAGCTGGGCGTTTACAGATTGATCCAGGCCTATCGCAAAAAAGGCCACCTGGTATCCACTACCAATCCCATCCGTGAACGTAAAGACCGACATGCCAACCTCGAACTGTCTTACTTCGGACTCGACAATAACGACCTGAAAACAGAATTCTATGCCGGACAGGTAGTCGGCCTGGGCAAAACTTCCCTGGAAAATATCGTCAACCACCTCAAACAGGTCTACGCAGGCACCGTAGGGATCGAATTCACCTACATCAACGACGCCCGCAAAGTAGAATGGCTCCAGCAGGAAATGGAAAACGCCCTCCGACAACCCGTAAAACCCGAACAGAAAAAACGCATCCTCCAAAAACTCAACCAGGGCGTTATGTTCGAGAAATTCCTGCATACAAAATATATAGGCCAGAAACGTTTCTCCCTCGAAGGGGGCGAAACAACCATCGCCGCACTCGATGCCATCATCAACGCCTCCGCCGACCTCGGCGTACAGGAAGTCGTTTTCGGTATGGCACACCGCGGCCGCCTAAACGTATTAGCCAACATCCTCGGCAAAACATACGAACAAATATTCAGTGAGTTCGAAGGTACCTCCACCCCCGACACCACCATGGGCAGTGGCGACGTGAAATACCACCTCGGTTTCCGCGCTCAGATCACCACCCCGGCAGGTAAAGAAGTGAACCTCCAACTTACCCCCAACCCCTCACACCTCGAAGTAGTAGATCCCATCGTAATCGGATTCGCCAGAAGTAAAGCCGATGTGATTTACGAAAGCGACTACGATAAAATACTGCCCATCCTCATCCACGGCGACGCCGCCGTAGCAGGCCAGGGCGTCGTATATGAAGTGGAACAAATGAGCAAACTGCGTGGCTACTACGTAGGAGGTACCATGCACTTCGTCATCAATAACCAGATCGGCTTCACCACCGACTTCGAAGATGCCCGCTCCTCCGATTATTGTACCAGCGTTGCCGCCATCGTACAAGCGCCCGTTTTCCACGTCAACGGCGACGACGCCGAATCCGTAGTGAAAATAGCCGAAATAGCTACCCGCTACCGCCAGGAATTCAACTCCGATATATTTATTGACATGGTGTGCTACCGTAAACATGGCCACAACGAAGGAGATGATCCTAAGTTCACCCAACCAAAACTGTACGCCGCCATCGATAACCATCCTAACCCGAGAGAAATGTACTCCCGTCAACTCATCGCCAATGGCGACCTCGACGCAGCACTCGCTCAGGAAATGGAAAAAACATTCTGGGCCGAACTGCAGGAACGCCTCGATGAAGTAAAACAACATCCGCTGCCCTACAGCCACCAGAAACCCGAACAGTGGTGGCACTCCCTGAAAAAATCTACGCCGGAAGATTTTGTCAAATCCCCCGCCACCGCCATCACCAGAGAACAACTCGACCAGGTCTTCAAAGCCATGATGGCCATCCCCGAAAGCTTCCACCCATTACGTAAAGTGGAAAAACTCCTCCAGGATAAACAAAAACTGTTCGACGAACAAGGCCTCCTCGATTGGGCCTCCGGCGAATTACTGGCATACGGTAGCCTCCTCCTCGAAGGAAAAGATGTTCGCCTCAGCGGACAAGACGTCAAACGTGGTACCTTCTCTCACCGTCACGCCATCCTCCGCGACGAAGAAACCGACCAGGAATACGACCGCCTCAGCCGCATCTCCGACAACCAGGGCAAATTCAGGATCTATAACTCTCTCCTGAGCGAATTCGCCGTACTGGGATTCGAATACGGCTACTCCATCGCAACGCCTAACACACTCACCCTCTGGGAAGCACAATTCGGCGACTTCAGCAATGGCGCACAAACACTGATCGACCAGTTCATCACCTCCGCCGAAACCAAATGGCAGAAAATGAGCGGCCTCGTCATGTTGCTCCCCCATGGCTACGAAGGACAGGGCCCAGAACACTCCAGCGCCCGCCTCGAACGCTTCCTCCAGATGTGTGCCGAATATAACATCGTTATCACTAACTGCACCACCGCCGCCAGCTTCTTCCACGCTCTACGCCGCCAGCTGGCATGGCCGTTCCGCAAACCAATGATCAACTTCTCACCAAAAGCTAACCTGCGCCACATACGTAGCTACAGCCCGGTAGACGAATTCATCAACGGATCATTCCAGGAAGTCATCGACGACCCGTACATCGAAGATGCTACCAACGTCAAAAAAGTCCTGCTGTGTAGCGGTAAAATGTACTTCGACCTGAGCGAAAAACAAATGAAAGAAAATAGGAAAGACGTAGCCGTAGTTCGTATGGAACAACTCTACCCGCTCCCCGTTACACAACTCGAAACACTGAACCAGAAATATAAAGGTGCAACATGGTTCTGGGTACAGGAAGAACCGCTCAACATGGGCGCTGCCTCCTTCCTGCAAATGAACCTGAAACAGATCAACTACGGCGTTATCAGCCGCAACCCTAGCGCCGCAACCGCTACAGGGTACGCCAAAGTACACGCCCGCGAACAACAGGAAATCATCGAAACAGCCTTCAATATCTGA